One window of Pleurodeles waltl isolate 20211129_DDA chromosome 3_1, aPleWal1.hap1.20221129, whole genome shotgun sequence genomic DNA carries:
- the XRCC4 gene encoding DNA repair protein XRCC4, whose product MEKNVRRICLLSEPDKPHFLQVSWDKHIGFGFTLILSDGLSAWSGKVSDEDVSKDAADMEMEREKYVDELKKALIAGSAQISKYIFDISKDDVEDDCYIFSYDKNLKDVVFRLGSVKLRTVPNPVGVVTDLISYCLDDSAELRVQNEHLQRENKRLLSDWNDMQGQLEEWVHLKEELEQDLYTRFTLVLNEKKAKIRNLQDKLKEAQEKLASTVSEATLPTKGNNEDYDLSTDEENKSETQRSTVETNTLSRRHSLLSSTDDVPDVAPTRKPRQRVKKNLGQEASCATQEPVAQKKQRSNPVPKKAAKKPSSGKRSLELMEGTEDPDDLFNDIFPSKILAS is encoded by the coding sequence ATGGAGAAGAACGTGAGACGGATTTGTTTACTTTCTGAACCAGACAAGCCGCATTTCTTACAAGTTTCCTGGGATAAACACATAGGTTTTGGATTCACGCTGATTCTCAGCGATGGCCTGTCAGCATGGTCTGGGAAAGTGTCTGATGAGGACGTGTCGAAAGATGCTGCCGATAtggaaatggaaagggaaaagtaTGTTGACGAACTGAAGAAGGCGCTGATTGCTGGATCAGCACAGATTagcaaatatatttttgatatctCTAAAGATGATGTGGAAGACGATTGCTACATTTTTTCATATGATAAAAATCTGAAAGACGTTGTGTTCAGACTTGGATCAGTGAAATTAAGAACAGTTCCGAATCCAGTTGGAGTTGTAACAGACTTGATCAGCTACTGCCTCGATGACTCTGCAGAACTGCGCGTCCAAAATGAGCACTTGCAAAGAGAAAACAAAAGGCTCCTCAGTGACTGGAACGATATGCAAGGGCAATTGGAAGAATGGGTACATTTAAAAGAAGAATTGGAGCAAGATCTCTACACACGGTTTACTCTGGTTCTTAATGAGAAAAAAGCCAAAATCAGAAACTTGCAGGATAAATTGAAAGAAGCGCAAGAAAAACTTGCTAGCACTGTCTCGGAAGCTACGctacccacaaaaggaaataatgAAGATTATGACTTGAGCACCgatgaggaaaacaagagtgagacCCAGCGCTCCACAGTGGAAACTAATACTTTGTCCAGACGCCATTCTCTTctcagcagcacagatgatgttcCTGATGTGGCTCCAACCAGAAAACCGAGACAGCGGGTTAAAAAAAATCTTGGCCAAGAAGCTTCATGTGCTACTCAAGAACCCGTGGCTCAAAAGAAGCAAAGGAGTAATCCAGTACCGAAGAAAGCCGCCAAAAAACCCTCCTCAGGAAAAAGGTCGTTGGAGCTAATGGAAGGCACTGAAGATCCAGATGATCTATTTAATGACAT